In Rhodamnia argentea isolate NSW1041297 chromosome 1, ASM2092103v1, whole genome shotgun sequence, the genomic window AAATGCTATCTCATCCAGCATCGACATCTCCGAAAATTTGGCTTTGACTCCATATTACGAGGGGCAAAAGAGGGTTGAGAGTGATAAATTCTCGCTTTCTACATCATGCAGTCCATACTGTTAAGAGAACCACGTTGCTCCACATAATCAAATCAGCAACAATCACGCTCCACTAAATCATATATTAATCAGCAACAATTAGCTCCATCAAATCAGAAACCATACTTTCCTCTTCTGCATCAATCATCAAATCAGATATTTAGTTTCCATTTGTGATTCCTTAATTGTAGATATTGTTCACCTTGTAAAGTCCTATGTATACTGGAGGTTGTATCAATGGAAAAATAAGGATTGAAAAGACTTTTATtcattcctctttcttcttcttcttagcgatttcttctttatcttagtGTCATGGCTCTTAATAATTCTAACACATATCATCGTTACATGCAAAGTGTTAATTTTTCACATagctttgtttcaaaaaattatgtatAATAAGATTTGTGGAtggttaaatatataaattaatACTTATATACCTAGAATTACTTATCGGaatactaaatttttttgggtgattgattcaaattgataaaaatgtatTGATGATAAAAAGATTGGGGGATGGGGACGCTAGTACCACAAATGCGGGGTTCGACTCCTGCGCTCtgtaaaaaggtaaaaaaaaaatcaaagagatgAGAGTTAGAGATAGAACTTGTCGCCATTTCGGATTACCTCCATAATTAAATTGGAAATATTTCGGGCAGGTAATTTCTACTTTTCTTGTTGTAGTATTCTGATACACCAATACTTTCACACACTTTACGGATTTCATTTTAAGTTTTCTACTTAAGAATTATAAGTCACCTTTTCAGAATTCTTTCGATTTATGACTCAAAATAGCCTCATGTACGTGATAGTTTCCAACTTCACTGGTCAGAATCACAAGTCACCTTCTCAGAAAAATGAGAGCGTGGCGACAGTACCATAAATCCCGGAAGATTGATTTTTAATCTTACTTTTTGGTTTTGCCCGGAagttaattataaaaaatgagTCAGCACCACCGACTCCTGTTCGTGGAAAAATTTGTGCAAGAAGCTACAGTGAACTTTCGCATGAACTTCCTGCAAGATGAAAGCCCTGGCACACTGCACTCTACATATAGATGCACATCCGTTCTATACCAATCAAACCAAATCCATCCGCTCAGCCCCACTCAATCCGTTCTTCACCCTCTGAACCCGACTCTTTTGCTAATCCAAGAAGAGCACCCTTTCGTCGTCTCTTTCTGTTCATCCATGTCGTCGTTGAGGCTTCGTAAACCTAGCGAACTAGAGACCGATGCCATGCTTGCCCGCTGCGATAGCTTGACCAAGAATATCCGCCGGCGAAGATGGCGCTCGGCTTTCACGGTCATATACTTCACGAGGGCTCTCGTCTCTCTGTCAAAACGAGATCTCGGGAAGAAGACGGATCTTTTGCAGTCGCTCTCCTATGATGCCATCGTAGTGAACCTCAGAAGCAATGATTACCCACGTGGAGGAGATAGCCCTCCGCTTCGAGAAGTCGACCTGCAGATCCTGAGTAACGTCGTAAGAGAGAAAAGTTTAGAATCTCTAGCGCAACTTGGTGGCATTAACCACCTCGCTTCCATTCTCGTGACAGATCCCAACAATGGCTTGAGCGGAGATGAAGCCGAACTCATGCAGCGAACCGATGTTTTCGGTGCGAATAATTACAATAAGCCGCCGGCAAAGTACTTTCTCAGTTTCGTGCTTACTGCATTCAAAGACATGACCATAATCATTCCCATGGCATCCGACGTTCTGTCTTTAGCATTCAGTATCAAACAACAAGGCCTTAAACAAGGTTGGTATGATGGTGGGAATATAATCGTCGCCATTTTTCTACTAGTCGCCCGCTCTGCTCTCAGCTACTATAGGCAAGGAAGGCTGTTCcagaaactttcaaaagataGCAGCAACATAAGAGTGGAGGTCGTGAGAGATAGCAGGAGGCAACCGATCTCCATATTTGATATCGTCGTAGGCGATGTTGTGTTTCTGAAGACTGGAGACCAGGTTCCGGCTGATGGACTGTTTGTGGATGACCATTCCCTGAAGGTTGACGAGTATAGCATGACTGGGCAAAGCGATCACGTCGAAGTCTCCAGCGCGAATCCTTTCTTGCTCTCCGGCACCAAAGTGATGGACGGCTACGGGCGCATGATGGTTGTTTCTGTCGGCGTGAACACCGCGTGGGGCAAGATGATGAGTTCCATGAGCCGTCGCTCAGATGAAGAGACCCCGCTCCAAGCCCGTCTGAACAGGTTCACTTGCTTCATTGGGAAGGTTGGGGTGTTGGTGGCCGCACTGGAAATCCTCATCTTGATAATCCACTTCACCGGACGCACCCGAGAAGACGAGGCTGGAAACCCACAATTCACCAGCAGGGAGACCAAGGCCTGGGATGTGATGGACGTGGTCGTGCGTATAATTGCCGTGGCGGTGACCATTGTGGCAGTGGCTATACCTGAGGACTTCCCTTTGGCGGTCACTTTATCGCTGGCCTACTCCATGAAGTGCATGATGAGCGACAATGCCATGGTCGGGAAGCTCTCTGCTTGTGAAACCATGGGTTCCGCCACAACGATCTGCATGGATAAAACCGGGACTCTCACGTTAAATGAGATGAGGGTCACGGAGTTCTGGATGGGGAAAGAAGATGTGAGTGCAGATGCATCCAGAAAAATAGCAGCCAACGTCCTTGTAGTCCTACAACAAGGAACCGGTTTGAACACATCAGGTACAGTCCATATGCGACCTTCTGCATCTGTTCCTGAAATTCTAGGCAGCCCGACCGAGAAGGCGATACTTATCTGGGGCGTTTTCGAATTGGGTATGACGATGGACGAACTGAAGCAAGACTGGGAGATAATCCAAGTCGAGGCATTCAATTCCGAGAAAAAGCGAAGCGGGGTCGCCGtgaggaggagaggagagcaGGTCGTTCACATACACTGGAAGGGAGCTGCTGAGATGATCTTGGCATTGTGTTCAGGTTATTTCAGCCAAAGCGGGACGGTGAATATCATGAACGATGAAGCGAGGTCTGAGTTGGGGACAATCATAAGAAATATGGCAGACAAAAGCCTGCGCTGCATCGCATTTGCCTACAAAAAAACCAAGCGCTCACCGGCTCAAGTTCGTGGGAGACTCGAGGAAGATGGACTGACATTGTTAGGAATAGTGGGGATAAAGGATCCATGCAGACCGGGCGTGAGAAGGGCAGTGGCGTCTTGTAGAAGCGCCGGAGTGAACATGAAGATGATCACAGGAGACAACGTGCACACTGCAAGAGCCATAGCCTTGGAATGTGGGATATTCAATCCCGACGAAGATATCGAGCACGAAGCGATAGTAGAGGGCGTTCAGTTTCGCAACTACTTGCCCGAACAGAGGATGGCAGCAATCGACAAAATCCGGGTAATGGCTAGATCGTCCCCATTCGATAAGTTTTTGATGGTGCACTGCTTGAAGCAAAAAGGGCATGTGGTGGCAGTTACCGGTGACGGCACCAACGACGGGCCAGCCCTAAAAGAAGCGGATATCGGGCTCTCCATGGGCATCCTAGGCACTGAGGTGGCAAAGGAGAGCTCAGATATCGTCATCCTGGACGATAATTTCGCCTCCATGGTGACTCTGCTGAGTTGGGGGCGGTGCGTCTACAACAACATTCAAAAGTTCATCCAGTTTCAGCTCACGCTGAACGTGGCCTCCCTCGTCATCAACTTCGTTGCTGCGGTCTCTTCTGGCGACGTCCCTTTGACGGCGGTCCAGCTTCTTTGGGTGAACTTGGTTATGGACACCCAGGGAGCTTTGGCTTTGGCGACGGAGCAACCCACGAATGACCTCATGCAAAAGCCACCCGTCGGACGAACCGAGCCGCTTATCAATAGTGTCATGTGGAGGAATCTCACATCTCAGGCCTCGTACCAAGTCATCGTCCTGCTGACCCTACAATTCAAGGGGGGTTCCATCTTCGGAGTGGACGAGAGAGGGAAAGACGCCATCTTTTTCAACTGCTTCGTGCTCTGCCAGATCTTCAACGAATTTAACGCCAGGAAGCTGGAGGACAAGAATGTATTCCAAGGGATACATAAAAACAAGTTGTTCTTGGGCATCGTTAGCCTGACGATTGTTCTTCAGGTGGTGCTGGTGGAGCTTCTGAACAGGTTTGCCAACACGGAGAGGCTGGACTGGGGACAATGGGGTGCTTGCATCGGACTCGCTGCTTTGTCTTGGCCGATTGGTTTGCTTAGTAAGTGCATTCCGGTCTCGGGCAAaaattagtcttttttttttcccccgatGAGAACCGAAAATATTTCATGCTATTGTAAGAAGGGCCCttctttgaccaaaaacaaaGTGGGGGCCGCCCTAGATCCCACCTCAAATTACGCTTGGCTACCGAATCAAGTCAACAGAAAGACACAGCAAGGCGGCACAACTTAATTTAATCttgttatattttgaatttcaaattaaaaataaggaTAGTTTGGACCATGCACttttattttaggattttttagaggggctataaaaaaagatattttacaTATTACATTTTAACGCTTGCTTTTGCTTTTACTCcgaaatcttttgtattttacttcttcttattagatctttagattttttattgtgCACTTGTACTcgttattgaagatagtgaaacccttctctctcttgtgATTTTTCCCGTTTTGGATTTTCCTCTTGTATCATATCTCGTgcgtttttattttgttttcattttttgctatTTCGCACTTAAATTCGCCCATCTCTTAGCGTTGTTTGCAACAAATTGGTACTAGAGCAAAAGAATTTTGGTCTTTTATTCGAGATGGCATCTATCAAGTTTGAAGTGGCACCCTTCAATGGCAAAAACAATTTCGGGCTATGGAGGATCAAAATGAAGGCTTTGTTACGTTAGGAAGGTTCGATTAGAGCCTTAAATGGGAATTACCCCGATGACATGACTACAGCAGAAATCGAGGAGATGGAAAAGAAGGCGCACAACATCATCCGATTATCATTATCCGATAAGGTGCTTCGTGAAATTGCCAATGAAGAAACGATTTCGGGATTATGACAAAAGCTATAAAGTCTCTACATGAAAAAATATCTTGCGACGACATTACTCTTGAAGTAGCGTTTTTACACactaaagggaaaaattaccaaaaaagtattaaacctattgcaattatgctgattttgtcctaaacttattttttttttctaattcagtcctaaaccttttgcaattgtgtcaattctatCCATCATGCCAAATTTGGCCGATCGGCGTTGACATGGACGTCGGTCAACGCCGACCGTCCAgcgatataatattttaatattatttattttgaatttttttatttaattttgtttttattagaaaaaaataaaaaataaataatttt contains:
- the LOC125315829 gene encoding calcium-transporting ATPase 12, plasma membrane-type-like, which encodes MSSLRLRKPSELETDAMLARCDSLTKNIRRRRWRSAFTVIYFTRALVSLSKRDLGKKTDLLQSLSYDAIVVNLRSNDYPRGGDSPPLREVDLQILSNVVREKSLESLAQLGGINHLASILVTDPNNGLSGDEAELMQRTDVFGANNYNKPPAKYFLSFVLTAFKDMTIIIPMASDVLSLAFSIKQQGLKQGWYDGGNIIVAIFLLVARSALSYYRQGRLFQKLSKDSSNIRVEVVRDSRRQPISIFDIVVGDVVFLKTGDQVPADGLFVDDHSLKVDEYSMTGQSDHVEVSSANPFLLSGTKVMDGYGRMMVVSVGVNTAWGKMMSSMSRRSDEETPLQARLNRFTCFIGKVGVLVAALEILILIIHFTGRTREDEAGNPQFTSRETKAWDVMDVVVRIIAVAVTIVAVAIPEDFPLAVTLSLAYSMKCMMSDNAMVGKLSACETMGSATTICMDKTGTLTLNEMRVTEFWMGKEDVSADASRKIAANVLVVLQQGTGLNTSGTVHMRPSASVPEILGSPTEKAILIWGVFELGMTMDELKQDWEIIQVEAFNSEKKRSGVAVRRRGEQVVHIHWKGAAEMILALCSGYFSQSGTVNIMNDEARSELGTIIRNMADKSLRCIAFAYKKTKRSPAQVRGRLEEDGLTLLGIVGIKDPCRPGVRRAVASCRSAGVNMKMITGDNVHTARAIALECGIFNPDEDIEHEAIVEGVQFRNYLPEQRMAAIDKIRVMARSSPFDKFLMVHCLKQKGHVVAVTGDGTNDGPALKEADIGLSMGILGTEVAKESSDIVILDDNFASMVTLLSWGRCVYNNIQKFIQFQLTLNVASLVINFVAAVSSGDVPLTAVQLLWVNLVMDTQGALALATEQPTNDLMQKPPVGRTEPLINSVMWRNLTSQASYQVIVLLTLQFKGGSIFGVDERGKDAIFFNCFVLCQIFNEFNARKLEDKNVFQGIHKNKLFLGIVSLTIVLQVVLVELLNRFANTERLDWGQWGACIGLAALSWPIGLLSKCIPVSGKN